Proteins found in one Massilia sp. H6 genomic segment:
- a CDS encoding NCS1 family nucleobase:cation symporter-1 — MQGNASSDLWNADLAPTTAAQRTWRWYHFAALWIGMVMCIPAYTLSSSLIESGMSGWQAVYTVFLANTIVLVPMLLIGHAGTKYGIPYAVLARTSFGTSGAKLPALMRAIVACGWYGIQTWFGGSMIYTLLGVMNGAPIGGEAIAGLGINLAQLLCFLGFWAIQLYFIVHGIDSIRKLETYTAPLKIAICFVLLWWVYERAGGFGPLLERPSAFVPGGAKEGQFWQVFWPSLTAMIGFWATLALNIPDFTRFAKTQRDQIIGQSVGLPLPMGLLAALAVIVTSATVVLYGKALWDPVDLASRMEGIAVLVALIVLLIDTISVNLAANLVGPAYDFSALAPRAVSYRMGGYITAGLALVMMPWKILETTQNYIFTWLVGYSALLGPIAGILIVDYYLVRKTELDVAQMYVDDGIYSYGNGWNMAAIVAFVLGVLPNIPGFLNAAFPASFPDVGVAFQTIYTYAWFVGVAIAALVYGAMMRGHRLPVLAARPS, encoded by the coding sequence ATGCAGGGCAACGCAAGTTCAGATCTCTGGAACGCCGACCTGGCCCCGACCACGGCGGCCCAGCGCACCTGGCGCTGGTACCACTTCGCGGCGCTGTGGATCGGCATGGTGATGTGCATTCCGGCCTATACGCTATCGAGCAGCCTGATCGAATCGGGCATGTCCGGCTGGCAGGCGGTCTACACGGTTTTTCTGGCCAACACCATCGTGCTGGTGCCGATGCTGCTGATCGGTCACGCCGGTACCAAATACGGCATTCCCTACGCGGTGCTGGCCCGCACGTCGTTCGGCACCAGTGGCGCCAAGCTGCCTGCGCTGATGCGCGCCATCGTCGCCTGCGGCTGGTACGGCATCCAGACCTGGTTCGGCGGCAGCATGATCTATACCCTGCTGGGTGTGATGAACGGTGCGCCGATCGGCGGCGAGGCCATCGCCGGCCTTGGCATCAACCTGGCGCAGCTGCTGTGCTTTTTGGGCTTCTGGGCAATCCAGCTGTATTTCATCGTGCACGGCATCGATTCGATCCGCAAGCTCGAGACCTATACCGCGCCCTTGAAGATCGCGATCTGCTTCGTGCTGCTGTGGTGGGTCTACGAGCGTGCCGGCGGCTTTGGGCCCTTGCTCGAACGCCCATCAGCCTTCGTGCCGGGCGGCGCGAAAGAAGGGCAGTTCTGGCAGGTGTTCTGGCCTTCGCTCACGGCCATGATCGGCTTCTGGGCCACGCTGGCGCTGAATATTCCCGATTTCACCCGCTTTGCCAAGACCCAGCGCGACCAGATCATCGGCCAGAGCGTGGGATTGCCCTTGCCGATGGGATTGCTGGCCGCGCTGGCGGTCATCGTCACCTCGGCCACCGTGGTCTTGTACGGCAAGGCGCTATGGGACCCGGTCGACCTGGCCAGCCGCATGGAAGGCATCGCGGTGCTGGTGGCCCTGATCGTGCTGCTGATCGACACGATCAGCGTCAACCTGGCGGCCAACCTGGTGGGCCCGGCCTATGACTTTTCGGCGCTGGCGCCGCGCGCGGTCAGCTACCGGATGGGCGGCTATATCACCGCCGGCCTGGCCCTGGTGATGATGCCCTGGAAGATACTGGAGACGACCCAGAACTACATCTTCACCTGGCTGGTCGGATATTCGGCGCTGCTTGGGCCGATCGCCGGCATCCTGATCGTCGACTATTACCTGGTGCGCAAGACCGAGCTCGATGTGGCCCAGATGTATGTCGACGACGGCATCTATTCGTACGGGAATGGCTGGAACATGGCCGCCATCGTGGCCTTCGTGCTGGGCGTGCTGCCCAATATCCCCGGTTTCCTGAACGCGGCCTTCCCGGCATCGTTCCCGGATGTGGGCGTGGCATTCCAAACCATCTACACCTACGCATGGTTCGTCGGCGTGGCCATTGCGGCGCTCGTCTACGGCGCCATGATGCGGGGTCACCGACTGCCTGTCCTGGCCGCGCGGCCTTCCTGA
- the preA gene encoding NAD-dependent dihydropyrimidine dehydrogenase subunit PreA has product MADLSIDFCGIKSPNPFWLASAPPTDKAYNVVRAFEAGWGGVVWKTLGEDPPAVNVSSRYSAHYGKNREVIGFNNIELITDRSLEINLREITQVKKAWPDRAMIVSLMLPCEEALWAAILPLVEATGADGIELNFGCPHGMPERGMGAAVGQVPEYVQMVTGWCKKHSRLPVIVKLTPNITDVRAPARAALAGGADAVSLINTINSITHLDLERMVAFPVVGNASTHGGYCGSAVKPIALNMVAEIARDPLTRGLPISGIGGIGSWRDAAEFIALGAGSVQVCTAAMLHGFRIVEEMKDGLSRWMDTQGYASIAAFSGRAVPNTTDWKYLDMNYHVIAQIDQDKCIKCGKCYVACEDTSHQAVGRSLDQLGNRRYEVITHECVGCNLCEITCPVEACITMVPQPSAKPYMNWTQDPRNPRVEPPVVA; this is encoded by the coding sequence ATGGCCGACCTGAGCATCGATTTCTGCGGCATCAAGAGCCCGAACCCGTTCTGGCTAGCCTCGGCGCCGCCGACCGACAAGGCGTATAACGTGGTGCGCGCCTTCGAGGCCGGGTGGGGCGGCGTGGTATGGAAGACGCTGGGCGAAGACCCGCCGGCGGTCAATGTTTCGTCGCGCTATTCGGCCCATTATGGCAAGAACCGCGAAGTGATCGGCTTCAATAACATCGAGCTGATCACCGACCGCAGCCTGGAGATCAACCTGCGCGAGATCACCCAGGTGAAAAAGGCCTGGCCGGATCGTGCCATGATCGTGTCCCTGATGCTGCCTTGCGAAGAAGCGCTGTGGGCGGCGATCCTGCCGCTGGTGGAAGCGACCGGCGCCGACGGCATCGAACTCAATTTCGGCTGCCCGCACGGCATGCCCGAGCGCGGCATGGGGGCGGCGGTGGGACAGGTGCCGGAATATGTGCAGATGGTGACGGGCTGGTGCAAGAAGCATTCGCGCCTGCCGGTCATCGTCAAGCTCACCCCGAACATCACCGACGTGCGCGCCCCGGCGCGGGCGGCGTTGGCCGGCGGGGCGGACGCCGTCTCGCTGATCAACACCATCAACTCGATCACCCACCTCGACCTGGAGCGCATGGTGGCCTTTCCGGTGGTGGGCAATGCCAGCACCCACGGCGGCTATTGCGGCTCGGCAGTCAAGCCGATCGCACTGAACATGGTGGCCGAGATCGCGCGCGATCCGCTGACCCGCGGCCTGCCGATTTCCGGCATCGGCGGCATCGGCAGCTGGCGCGACGCGGCCGAATTCATCGCGCTGGGCGCCGGCTCGGTACAGGTGTGTACCGCCGCGATGCTGCATGGTTTCCGGATCGTCGAAGAGATGAAGGACGGCCTGTCGCGCTGGATGGATACGCAGGGCTATGCCAGCATCGCCGCGTTCTCGGGCCGGGCGGTACCGAACACGACCGACTGGAAATACCTGGACATGAACTACCACGTGATCGCGCAGATCGACCAGGACAAGTGCATCAAGTGCGGCAAGTGCTATGTGGCCTGCGAGGACACCTCGCACCAGGCCGTGGGCCGTTCGCTGGACCAATTGGGTAACCGGCGCTACGAGGTGATCACGCACGAATGCGTAGGCTGCAACCTGTGCGAGATCACCTGCCCGGTAGAGGCCTGCATCACCATGGTGCCGCAGCCCAGCGCAAAGCCGTACATGAACTGGACGCAAGATCCGAGGAATCCGCGTGTGGAGCCGCCGGTTGTAGCTTGA